The proteins below are encoded in one region of Huiozyma naganishii CBS 8797 chromosome 7, complete genome:
- the ACE2 gene encoding DNA-binding transcription factor ACE2 (similar to Saccharomyces cerevisiae SWI5 (YDR146C) and ACE2 (YLR131C); ancestral locus Anc_8.326), protein MGDMDTLLDPWNINPRDVVRQENARHSDDRGQGNTDNTNYDFASANTNDLMFPPNSDENIFDMNYYEIDKLLTEELQDLDIPMLPTNEEGNSDMNWMSSGNSNPQPQQQCGPRKSISHKRGLSGTANFGFANHNKTLSISSLQKNILNMSRDPAIMDTVNHQSHVESKPKGNNSEVNQLILKQQEELRLALERQREVNKKLEEQLKMNQLQQDQLQRVLQEQLATQQLISNSAATSPTKSLRTPVRLPENDAEAHALIVTSNSADGRYQFPPPMISPPTSTISVNGSPRKRSSNRDSSRNFLSIVDPKDHHGISPADSTLNAVNGDKEIPNIFQRLSSENKSGNTNLCPFLHAINSPGIDFSLNTPKQNGLFSSRAHNKKESTLSTVSTIPQQSEAGDSEYTHGYSSGLVGLGLQMGNKPDHLSRNVDVLPTIAASADNTPVKGQQPGNLQSSVPRKHVFHHTPVKQQPEFVINNCDTPLLSPPSALSHTRAEGLSPIRTPTSSPLRTVYGAGGDLEVSSQMPAPVEPHTGPIRITRKPTTLPRGCIDQYVKELPDRMFACLYPNCDKTFKRRYNVRSHIQTHLQDRPYTCDYPGCEKAFVRNHDLVRHKKGHTGKTFTCPSCNKRYVDQDRLERHRSKATCGGSVTKRTASPNKYTTSPSKLASPTKDHRDQAHEDYVASRLEREFAGRPDSHNSEDSENLITELFGNSSSEHNSNNNASMMLTPSPPSGLSDME, encoded by the coding sequence ATGGGCGACATGGATACTTTACTTGATCCGTGGAACATCAACCCTAGAGACGTGGTCCGGCAGGAGAACGCCCGACATAGCGACGACAGAGGACAGGGGAACACGGACAATACGAACTACGATTTTGCTTCCGCGAACACAAACGATCTCATGTTCCCACCAAACTCGGATGAAAATATCTTTGACATGAACTATTATGAAATTGACAAGCTGCTGACTGAGGAGTTACAGGATCTAGATATCCCAATGCTCCCCACGAATGAAGAAGGTAACTCGGACATGAATTGGATGAGTTCTGGGAACTCTAATCCTcaaccacagcagcaatGCGGGCCAAGGAAATCCATCTCTCATAAACGTGGGCTGAGTGGTACAGCAAATTTTGGGTTTGCAAACCATAACAAGACTCTGAGTATCTCCAGTTTGCAGAAAAACATTTTAAATATGTCCAGGGACCCAGCTATTATGGATACGGTCAACCATCAGTCCCATGTCGAATCGAAACCAAAGGGGAACAACAGTGAGGTGAATCAActgattttgaaacagcagGAAGAGTTGAGGTTGGCGTTGGAGAGACAACGGGAGGTTAACAAGAAATTAGAGGAGCAATTGAAAATGAACCAATTGCAGCAGGATCAATTACAACGAGTACTACAAGAGCAATTGGCCACGCAGCAACTCATTAGCAACAGCGCAGCAACATCCCCTACGAAGTCGTTGCGGACTCCCGTTCGGCTCCCTGAAAACGACGCTGAGGCACATGCTTTAATTGTGACTAGTAATTCTGCAGATGGGAGGTACCAGTTCCCTCCACCAATGATCTCACCACCAACTTCGACGATATCCGTGAACGGGTCCCCGCGGAAAAGATCCAGTAACAGGGACAGCTCCAGAAACTTTTTGAGTATTGTTGATCCAAAAGACCACCACGGGATTTCCCCTGCGGACTCGACGTTAAACGCAGTTAATGGTGACAAAGAAATCCCCAATATATTTCAGAGGTTGAGTAGTGAGAACAAGAGTGGAAACACCAATCTGTGTCCCTTTTTACATGCCATCAATTCTCCTGGGATCGATTTCTCGCTCAATACGCCAAAGCAGAACGGTCTATTTTCCTCAAGAGcacacaacaagaaggaatCGACGCTGTCCACCGTGTCGACGATACCGCAACAGAGTGAAGCTGGTGACTCTGAATACACACATGGATATTCCTCTGGGTTGGTGGGTCTCGGGTTACAAATGGGGAACAAGCCGGACCATCTGTCAAGGAATGTAGACGTTCTCCCCACGATAGCGGCCTCTGCTGATAACACACCCGTGAAGGGCCAACAGCCTGGGAACCTACAGAGTAGCGTGCCTCGGAAACATGTGTTCCACCACACACCTGTGAAGCAGCAACCAGAGTTTGTGATAAACAATTGCGACACACCCTTACTAAGTCCTCCATCGGCACTGTCGCACACGCGTGCGGAAGGTCTCTCTCCCATAAGGACACCAACATCATCCCCGCTACGGACCGTGTACGGAGCGGGCGGTGATCTTGAAGTGAGCTCGCAGATGCCTGCCCCAGTTGAGCCGCACACTGGTCCTATCCGGATCACGCGGAAACCCACGACGCTCCCGCGCGGGTGTATTGACCAGTACGTGAAGGAACTGCCGGACAGGATGTTTGCGTGTCTGTATCCTAACTGTGACAAGACATTCAAGAGACGGTACAATGTCCGTTCACATATTCAAACACATTTGCAGGACCGTCCTTACACGTGCGATTACCCTGGTTGCGAGAAAGCCTTTGTCAGGAACCACGACCTTGTACGACACAAGAAAGGCCACACGGGCAAGACTTTTACATGCCCGAGTTGCAACAAGCGGTATGTGGACCAAGACCGACTGGAACGACACCGGAGTAAAGCGACTTGCGGCGGGTCCGTGACGAAACGCACCGCGTCGCCGAACAAATATACCACCTCGCCGAGCAAACTAGCGTCTCCGACGAAGGACCACCGTGACCAGGCCCACGAGGACTACGTCGCAAGCCGTCTGGAACGCGAGTTTGCAGGCCGGCCGGACTCCCACAACAGTGAAGACAGCGAGAACCTTATCACGGAACTCTTTGGGAACTCCAGTAGTGaacacaacagcaacaacaacgcgTCCATGATGCTCACACCCTCACCACCATCGGGACTCAGCGATATGGAATAA
- the USB1 gene encoding phosphoric diester hydrolase (similar to Saccharomyces cerevisiae YLR132C; ancestral locus Anc_8.327), translating into MDALKDNYSSSSDNDTESESSVDVRESSGTATEKLLLPRVPSEIAGKYHIEPSVSKYAMKMHLLGRWTSFLYLEWKPSTAERYDLARYISQYNRWLAREFSGQRIVFEPLFHTELGSPRLLHVSLSPNLYFNDDKERDRFFETLRESVNRSNTVKPFHLKFDTQPAVLFSKQQDAAFLALKVSKESLPALNSLSSVIEEALKGVSPSGNTYGNFFAKFSKTAHMSIAKTKRSILQDPEITAGPPYEYSPITTFSADSFNLDKNRSYITIKLPHR; encoded by the coding sequence ATGGATGCTTTGAAAGACAACTACAGTTCGAGCAGTGACAACGATACCGAGTCAGAAAGTAGTGTAGACGTCCGTGAGAGCAGTGGAACAGCAACCGAGAAGTTGCTCCTGCCTCGCGTGCCCAGTGAAATTGCTGGGAAATACCACATTGAGCCGAGCGTGTCGAAGTATGCGATGAAGATGCACCTTTTAGGCAGATGGACTTCGTTTTTGTATTTAGAGTGGAAGCCGAGCACGGCGGAGAGATATGATCTGGCGCGGTATATCTCGCAGTACAACCGATGGCTGGCGCGAGAGTTCAGCGGGCAGAGGATCGTATTCGAGCCTCTATTTCATACGGAGCTGGGGTCACCGAGACTGTTGCACGTCTCTCTGTCGCCCAATTTGTATTTTAATGATGACAAGGAAAGAGACCGGTTTTTCGAGACTTTAAGGGAGAGTGTGAACAGGTCTAATACAGTGAAACCGTTCCATCTCAAATTCGATACTCAACCGGCCGTCTTATTCTCGAAACAGCAGGACGCAGCCTTCCTTGCATTAAAGGTAAGTAAAGAGTCGTTGCCCGCGTTAAACTCTCTGAGCAGCGTCATAGAAGAAGCTCTCAAAGGCGTGTCGCCATCCGGTAACACTTAtggcaatttttttgccaagttttccaaaaccGCACACATGTCCATTGCGAAGACTAAACGCAGTATACTACAGGATCCTGAAATTACCGCAGGACCTCCATATGAATACTCGCCCATTACTACATTTTCCGCAGACAGCTTCAATTTGGACAAAAACCGCTCATACATAACAATCAAGCTACCGCATCGCTAA
- the CKI1 gene encoding bifunctional choline kinase/ethanolamine kinase CKI1 (similar to Saccharomyces cerevisiae EKI1 (YDR147W) and CKI1 (YLR133W); ancestral locus Anc_8.328) has product MPQNTKTVSKYATLRRKSRSGSSSGSSSRRPSLTRKRSSQRLIRTISVETEMSNLSVLDSDDTNAGPVSDLDGQNVGNEHSRPQSATDTDGSSVLPALSSIKISSNGPSGSIFESIAVPFIKASLDTSLPDDYLREDILNMIQSLKIPRWYRRGAAKPSCDSSKMELVKIKGAMTNAIFKISYPHLPSLLLRAYGKNNSSIIDREYELAILARLSARNIGPSLYGCFDNGRFEQFLENATTLTRDDIRDWKTSQRIARRMKELHSGVPLLTAEMNGGASCWKKIDKWIKLIDSHPGWTSVDRNIQSFLKCQNWVTFKDTVEKYRSWLFSKYDAHIPLVFCHNDAQYGNLLFSAPVINTDFISPAGSISSITRASSSASLFPSDSNVFLDKIINPTTQEQIQDKKLVVIDFEYAGANPAAYDLANHLTEWMYNYSGSEPWKCSEEHFPTKEQFLNFLYSYVSHLKGVAQKTANKEIDKEVRYYYNEILRWRATVQLFWCLWAIIQCGQLGQEALSGNDGTEEQEGINGEKYIITIDDTDTKESSPQGNLDGESEGVDIETFDYTMYSADKISVFWGDLIQSSIVSESACFSPQDVKYLNNNPI; this is encoded by the coding sequence ATGCCGCAGAACACGAAGACCGTCTCCAAATACGCTACTTTGCGGCGCAAATCTCGCTCGGGGTCTAGTTCTGGATCCTCTTCGAGAAGACCCTCATTGACTCGTAAAAGGTCTTCCCAACGACTTATACGGACCATCAGCGTAGAGACTGAAATGAGCAATTTGTCCGTCTTAGATTCAGATGATACGAACGCGGGACCTGTCTCGGACCTCGATGGGCAAAATGTGGGAAATGAACATTCTCGCCCGCAATCGGCGACTGACACGGACGGTAGCAGCGTCCTGCCGGCGCTTTCAAGTATCAAAATTTCCAGTAACGGTCCGTCAGGCAGCATATTTGAATCTATAGCAGTGCCCTTCATCAAGGCTTCCTTGGACACAAGTCTGCCAGATGACTATCTCAGGGAAGACATCTTGAATATGATACAATCCTTAAAAATCCCCAGATGGTATCGTCGTGGAGCCGCCAAACCATCCTGCGACAGCAGCAAGATGGAACTAGTCAAGATTAAGGGTGCAATGACAAACGCTATTTTCAAGATCAGCTACCCGCACCTACCATCGTTGCTTCTTAGGGCCTATGGTAAGAACAACAGTTCTATTATCGACAGGGAGTATGAGCTGGCAATCCTAGCAAGACTATCCGCCAGAAACATTGGTCCATCGCTATACGGTTGTTTCGATAATGGTAGgtttgaacaatttttggaaaacgcCACGACGCTTACAAGAGACGATATTCGGGACTGGAAAACTTCCCAACGTATTGCTAGAAGAATGAAGGAACTGCACAGCGGTGTGCCATTGCTGACAGCTGAAATGAATGGGGGGGCTAGTTGCTGGAAAAAGATTGATAAATGGATCAAACTGATTGACTCGCACCCAGGGTGGACTTCAGTCGATAGAAACATTCAATCCTTCTTGAAATGTCAAAATTGGGTGACTTTTAAAGACACAGTGGAAAAATATCGCAGCTGGCTGTTCAGCAAATACGATGCTCATATTCCTTTGGTGTTTTGTCATAACGATGCCCAATACGGTAACCTGCTATTCAGTGCTCCCGTTATCAACACAGATTTCATTTCTCCTGCTGGTTCAATTTCAAGCATCACAagagcttcttcttcagcatctTTATTCCCCTCAGACTCAAATGTCTTTCTTGACAAAATTATCAACCCAACCACTCAAGAACAAATTCAAGATAAGAAACTGGTTGTCATTGATTTTGAGTACGCAGGCGCAAACCCTGCAGCTTACGACCTAGCTAACCATTTAACCGAGTGGATGTACAATTACAGTGGCTCCGAACCTTGGAAATGTTCAGAGGAACATTTCCCAACAAAGGAGCAGTTCTTAAATTTCCTATATTCTTACGTTTCGCATCTGAAGGGGGTTGCTCAAAAGACGGccaacaaagaaattgacAAAGAAGTGAGGTACTACTATAACGAGATTTTAAGGTGGAGAGCCACAGTTCAACTCTTCTGGTGTCTTTGGGCCATTATTCAATGTGGTCAACTGGGTCAGGAAGCCTTGTCAGGTAATGATGGAACAGAGGAACAGGAGGGCATAAACGGCGAAAAATATATTATCACCATTGATGATACAGATACCAAAGAATCCAGTCCCCAAGGGAATTTAGACGGAGAATCGGAGGGGGTTGATATCGAAACGTTCGATTATACCATGTACTCAGCAGATAAAATTTCCGTCTTCTGGGGTGACCTAATTCAAAGTTCTATAGTAAGCGAAAGCGCGTGTTTTTCGCCTCAAGATGTCAAATATCTAAATAACAACCCAATATAG